Below is a genomic region from Listeria swaminathanii.
AAGTTGTCCCGATAGACTTTCATCTCTTTTCGAGTAATCTGCCCCTTTTCAAAGTAGCGTTGAATAGTTTCACGTTCAATTTGAGAAGCTAGATCGATAGTTGTTTGTAATTCCTCATCGTCGCTCTCTTTTTTATTTTTTCTAAAACCTAACGCTCGCTCAAAATTCATTAAATAAAGAGAAATAATTTCCGGGTTAAATTCAGTGGTGTTTAGTTCTTGTAGTTTTTGGATCACAAATTGATTATTTTCATTTTGTAGTTTAGCGCGCTCCTTCCTGCGCTCTTCAAAAGAAAGTGGCACAATACGGAAATCACGAAAGCTATGACTTAAAAGCTGACGGTATCTTATTCTTGCCCGATATTTCTCTGCTCTTGTTTGGACATAAAGTCGTTTTCCAAGGCGCATCATCAATGATAACCCAACGCCGGTATCAATTTTTCGTTCAAAAACTAACCTTCTAGTATTTTCAAGTTGCCATTCTTGTGTTAACCTCCGAAGCTCTTTCTCGGTAGCACTCACTTCTTTATGCTCCATCAAAGAAAAAATTCGGTCATTATACATATTTAATACTTTATTCATTTCAACTGTGTTTTCATCTGTTTTATAGGCTTGTAGTTGCTTCACGATATCTCGAAGTAGCGCGATGTCTGTCGTATGATCCGCCGTCACTACATCTTTTTTCGCTGCAAAAAGTGGTAACGTGAAATTGGCCAAAAGTAGCGTCGTAATAATGACTCCAGCAGCAATAAAAATCAGCAAATCCCGTTCAGGAAAAGCATCGCCATTTCCAAGCACAAACGGTAAAGAAAGCGCACTGACTAAGGTTATCGTTCCACGGACACCTGCCACAGTATATAAAAAAGTATTTTTCAATCTACTAACTAAATCAACTTTCGGATTTTCCTCGTAATTACGGAAGAATAAAATCCATAAAAAGCGAAGACCTAACAGTAAAGCGGTAATTCCCAAAATATACACAAACAGCATACTTTTATGTATACTTGCATCTTGCCAAATTGCCGTCATAATTTGCGGCAACTGTGTCCCAAGTAAAACGAACACCAACCCATTTAAACTAAAAATTATCACTGACCAAGTATTCTTAGAAAGCAAGTTCAATTGGGCAATTTCAGGGTTCATTTTTTTATAACTAAGTGAATGCACCATTCCACCACTAACTACAGCTAAAATTCCGTTCACACCAACTTTTTCCGCCACCATAAAAATTAAAAATGGCAACAAAATTTCCATTAGCATAAAAGAAGTCATATTTTCGATTCCTAGCTGGCGTAATCCCCGCATAAGCCCAATTTTTAGCACACTTAACACCGCTCCAAGCGCAATCCCACCAAGCGACAGCAGTAAAAAGCTCGTTCCCGCTGACATAAACGAGAAGGTTCCAGTTACAAGCGCCAAGACTGCAAATTGAAATGAAACTAGTCCAGAAGCGTCATTGATAAGCGATTCGCCTTCCAAAATATGCATAATTTTATGTGGCACCCGCACCTTTTCAGCTAGCGCACCGACCGCAACTGCATCCGTTGGCGCCAGTGCCGCAGCTAGCGCAAACGCGGCCGCAAAAGGTATCGCCGGAATTAAGTAATGAATAAACGCCCCTAAAATCCCAACCGTTACAAACACTAACCCGATTGATAGCGATAAAATAGCCTTACGATTTTTCCATAATGATTTTTTATCCGTACTCGCACCATCATTAAAAAGTATTGGTGCCATAAACAGTAACAAAAACAGCTCCGGATTTAAATCCAT
It encodes:
- a CDS encoding cation:proton antiporter produces the protein MEIFELILLMLSAVFLSNVLSRFLPSIAVPLIQVLLGIILAIPLGEHTMDLNPELFLLLFMAPILFNDGASTDKKSLWKNRKAILSLSIGLVFVTVGILGAFIHYLIPAIPFAAAFALAAALAPTDAVAVGALAEKVRVPHKIMHILEGESLINDASGLVSFQFAVLALVTGTFSFMSAGTSFLLLSLGGIALGAVLSVLKIGLMRGLRQLGIENMTSFMLMEILLPFLIFMVAEKVGVNGILAVVSGGMVHSLSYKKMNPEIAQLNLLSKNTWSVIIFSLNGLVFVLLGTQLPQIMTAIWQDASIHKSMLFVYILGITALLLGLRFLWILFFRNYEENPKVDLVSRLKNTFLYTVAGVRGTITLVSALSLPFVLGNGDAFPERDLLIFIAAGVIITTLLLANFTLPLFAAKKDVVTADHTTDIALLRDIVKQLQAYKTDENTVEMNKVLNMYNDRIFSLMEHKEVSATEKELRRLTQEWQLENTRRLVFERKIDTGVGLSLMMRLGKRLYVQTRAEKYRARIRYRQLLSHSFRDFRIVPLSFEERRKERAKLQNENNQFVIQKLQELNTTEFNPEIISLYLMNFERALGFRKNKKESDDEELQTTIDLASQIERETIQRYFEKGQITRKEMKVYRDNLLAIESSFQLEW